A window of the Sphaerobacter thermophilus DSM 20745 genome harbors these coding sequences:
- a CDS encoding flavin reductase family protein — protein MAEKRAVEPRLAARILEPGPLVLVTSLYRAQHNVMTAGWLLPLGFDPPRIGVAIHPGRLTHEFISRSEAFALNVPTIDLLNAVHRCGIESGRDGDKFLTAGLTPTDAAEVEAPLVEECVAHIECGLVERLSLADHDLFVGEVLAVSALDELFSDRWLIDADSPLLHHIAADQYAGLGKTYTARLGEEEE, from the coding sequence GTGGCAGAGAAGCGCGCGGTGGAGCCGCGGCTGGCGGCACGTATCCTGGAACCGGGTCCGCTGGTGCTGGTCACCTCGCTCTACCGTGCCCAGCACAACGTCATGACCGCCGGCTGGCTGCTGCCGCTGGGATTCGACCCGCCCCGGATCGGCGTTGCCATCCACCCGGGCCGGCTCACCCATGAGTTCATCAGCCGCAGCGAGGCGTTCGCCCTCAACGTTCCGACGATCGACCTGCTGAACGCCGTCCACCGCTGCGGTATCGAATCCGGTCGCGATGGCGACAAGTTCCTCACGGCGGGCCTGACGCCCACGGACGCGGCCGAGGTCGAAGCACCGCTCGTCGAGGAGTGCGTGGCCCACATTGAGTGCGGGCTGGTCGAACGCCTGTCCCTCGCCGACCACGATCTCTTCGTCGGCGAGGTGCTCGCGGTCTCAGCCCTCGACGAGCTCTTCTCCGACCGCTGGCTGATCGACGCCGACTCCCCGCTGCTCCACCACATCGCCGCTGACCAGTACGCCGGGCTGGGCAAGACCTACACCGCGCGCCTGGGAGAGGAAGAGGAGTAG
- a CDS encoding multicopper oxidase family protein codes for MIDLTNRFSRRGFVGALGALGLGATGLTLASCSEAETSAARAADDHMEHTSSPAATPTKDYAEMDSMHEAGVKAFPAETEGLGGQPLSYELDGDVKVFRLTCQKVQWETEPGRVVEAWAYNGVVPGPEIRVTEGDKVRIHVTNELDESTAVHWHGLMVPNSMDGVPFITQPPIRPGETFTYEFVAKPAGSHMYHSHHNAAEQVTMGLLGAFIVEPKDPSTRPAYDVEYTLILNDGPLGFTINGKSFPATKPLVAKRGQKVLIRYMNEGLMAHPMHLHGMPQLVVAKDGYPQPQPWYCDTINVAPGERWDVIVDATEPGVWAFHCHILSHAESNHGMFGMVTALIVEE; via the coding sequence ATGATCGACCTGACGAATCGATTCTCGCGGCGGGGCTTCGTCGGCGCGCTGGGCGCGCTGGGGCTCGGCGCGACCGGCCTGACTCTGGCGAGCTGCAGCGAGGCCGAGACGTCCGCAGCGCGAGCCGCCGACGACCACATGGAGCACACCAGCAGCCCCGCCGCGACCCCCACGAAGGACTACGCGGAGATGGACAGCATGCACGAGGCAGGGGTCAAGGCGTTCCCAGCCGAGACCGAGGGCCTCGGCGGCCAACCGCTCTCCTATGAGCTGGACGGCGATGTCAAGGTCTTCCGGCTGACCTGCCAGAAAGTGCAGTGGGAGACCGAGCCCGGGCGAGTCGTCGAAGCCTGGGCCTACAACGGCGTGGTGCCGGGGCCGGAGATCCGGGTGACCGAAGGCGACAAGGTCCGCATCCACGTCACCAACGAACTGGACGAGAGCACGGCGGTCCACTGGCACGGCCTGATGGTCCCGAACAGCATGGACGGTGTGCCCTTCATCACCCAGCCGCCGATCCGGCCCGGTGAGACCTTCACGTACGAGTTCGTCGCGAAGCCCGCCGGATCGCACATGTACCACTCGCACCACAACGCGGCCGAGCAGGTGACGATGGGGTTGCTCGGTGCCTTCATCGTCGAGCCGAAGGACCCGTCTACCCGCCCGGCCTATGACGTCGAGTACACCCTGATCCTCAACGACGGCCCGCTCGGCTTCACCATCAACGGCAAGAGCTTCCCGGCCACCAAGCCGCTGGTAGCCAAGCGTGGTCAGAAGGTGCTCATCCGCTATATGAACGAGGGGCTGATGGCCCACCCGATGCACCTGCACGGGATGCCGCAACTCGTCGTCGCCAAGGACGGCTATCCCCAACCGCAGCCGTGGTACTGCGACACGATCAACGTGGCGCCGGGCGAGCGCTGGGACGTGATCGTGGACGCCACCGAGCCGGGCGTCTGGGCCTTCCACTGCCACATCCTGTCGCACGCCGAGTCCAACCACGGCATGTTCGGCATGGTGACCGCGCTCATCGTCGAGGAGTAG
- the nirK gene encoding copper-containing nitrite reductase, which translates to MARIHLSKRTLRIAIAALSVVVLLLGAAAYGLPGISQPAADSHAGHAAAAASAVEPAPADLVRMPQPEVAPPVGDRGPQLVKVELEAKEIVAEIDDGVAYKFWTFNGTVPGPMIRVREGDTVELTLKNSLDSTAPHNIDLHAVTGPGGGAAATTVSPGKQATIQFLAMHPGVYVYHCATPPVAMHIANGMYGLIVVEPEGGLPQVDREFYVMQGDFYLSGERGEKGLHGFDMEQMLAENPDYVVFNGSVGALTGDNALKAKTGETVRIFFGVGGPNLTSSFHVIGEVFDRVAPEGAAEWVSHVQTTMVPAGGATIVEFQVEVPGNYTLVDHSLGRLAKGAAGVLQVEGPDNPEVYTVIEHGDQSGGH; encoded by the coding sequence ATGGCACGGATACATCTCAGCAAGCGAACACTGCGGATCGCCATCGCAGCGCTGAGCGTGGTGGTGCTGCTACTCGGCGCGGCCGCTTACGGGTTGCCCGGCATCTCGCAGCCGGCCGCCGACAGCCACGCCGGCCACGCGGCTGCTGCCGCCTCGGCGGTCGAGCCCGCCCCGGCGGACCTGGTGCGGATGCCCCAGCCGGAGGTTGCACCGCCGGTGGGCGACCGCGGGCCGCAACTGGTCAAGGTCGAGCTCGAAGCCAAGGAGATCGTGGCCGAGATCGACGATGGCGTCGCCTACAAGTTCTGGACCTTCAACGGCACCGTCCCCGGGCCGATGATCCGGGTGCGGGAGGGCGATACGGTTGAGCTGACGCTGAAGAACTCACTCGACTCGACGGCGCCGCACAACATCGACCTGCACGCGGTGACCGGCCCGGGCGGTGGGGCCGCGGCGACGACCGTCTCGCCCGGTAAGCAGGCCACCATCCAGTTCCTGGCGATGCACCCCGGCGTCTACGTCTACCACTGCGCGACGCCGCCGGTCGCCATGCACATCGCCAACGGCATGTACGGCCTGATCGTCGTGGAGCCCGAGGGCGGGCTGCCGCAGGTGGATCGCGAGTTCTACGTGATGCAGGGCGACTTCTACCTGAGCGGCGAGCGCGGCGAGAAGGGCCTGCACGGCTTCGACATGGAGCAGATGCTGGCCGAGAACCCCGACTACGTGGTCTTCAACGGCTCGGTCGGCGCGCTCACGGGCGACAACGCCCTCAAGGCCAAGACCGGCGAGACGGTGCGGATCTTCTTCGGGGTCGGCGGCCCGAACCTCACCTCGAGCTTCCACGTGATCGGTGAGGTCTTCGACCGGGTGGCGCCGGAGGGCGCGGCCGAGTGGGTCAGCCACGTCCAGACGACGATGGTGCCGGCCGGCGGTGCGACCATCGTGGAGTTCCAGGTCGAGGTGCCGGGCAACTACACGCTGGTGGATCACAGCCTGGGCCGGCTGGCCAAGGGCGCGGCCGGCGTCCTCCAGGTCGAAGGCCCGGACAACCCCGAGGTCTACACGGTCATCGAGCACGGTGATCAGAGCGGCGGCCACTAG
- a CDS encoding DoxX family membrane protein, which produces MARHEATIQLPETVVEDPALARTLFNDVRLGWVWLAVRLYVGWQALEAGWAKLQSPEWMSGGTALRAHWERVVEANPAPGSGSNWYRHVLGYLLDTGGYTWAAKVIAIGETFVAIALLLGLMTGVAATLYCLASINVLIVGAGPVDPLLPALAVVLVLAWKTAGWIGLDRWLLPVLGTPWRPGLIRRRARGRASDREPVGEIPR; this is translated from the coding sequence ATGGCACGGCACGAGGCCACAATCCAGCTCCCCGAGACGGTCGTTGAGGACCCGGCCCTGGCGCGGACGCTGTTCAACGACGTCCGCCTCGGTTGGGTCTGGCTGGCCGTCCGCCTCTACGTGGGCTGGCAGGCCCTCGAGGCCGGCTGGGCCAAGCTCCAGAGCCCCGAGTGGATGAGCGGCGGCACCGCCCTGCGCGCCCATTGGGAGCGGGTGGTGGAGGCCAACCCGGCGCCCGGTTCCGGCTCCAACTGGTACCGGCACGTGCTCGGGTATCTGCTCGACACCGGCGGCTACACCTGGGCGGCCAAGGTGATCGCCATCGGCGAGACGTTCGTTGCGATCGCGCTGCTGCTCGGCCTGATGACCGGCGTGGCCGCCACGCTCTACTGCCTGGCCAGCATCAACGTGCTGATTGTCGGCGCCGGGCCGGTCGACCCGTTGCTGCCGGCGCTCGCCGTCGTCCTGGTTCTGGCCTGGAAGACGGCCGGCTGGATCGGGCTCGACCGCTGGCTGCTCCCGGTCCTGGGCACACCCTGGCGCCCCGGCCTGATCCGCCGGCGGGCGCGGGGCAGGGCGAGCGACCGGGAACCGGTTGGAGAGATTCCCCGCTGA
- a CDS encoding response regulator, with product MRVIIADDHALFRDGLRSLLEARGVEVVAEARNGREAVELARQLRPDIVLMDLTMPVMGGLEATRLISAELPDVNVVVLTASEDDADLFEAVKSGAEGFLPKNLEAEQFFDLLQGVTEGQPALTPGLARKVLNEFARPAAPRPERTAEELTEREREVLELLVQGVTSNKDLADRLFVSENTVKYHLRNILNKLHLQNRAQVIAYALRHGLVEPPEE from the coding sequence ATGAGAGTCATAATCGCTGACGACCACGCCCTGTTCCGCGACGGCTTGCGCAGCCTGCTGGAGGCGCGCGGCGTCGAGGTCGTGGCCGAGGCGCGCAACGGCCGGGAGGCGGTCGAGCTGGCCCGGCAGCTCCGCCCGGACATCGTGCTCATGGACCTGACGATGCCGGTGATGGGCGGACTGGAAGCAACCCGGCTCATCAGCGCCGAGTTGCCCGACGTCAACGTCGTGGTTCTCACCGCCTCCGAAGATGACGCCGACCTGTTCGAAGCGGTCAAATCAGGGGCCGAGGGCTTCCTCCCCAAGAACCTGGAAGCCGAACAATTCTTCGACCTGCTTCAGGGCGTCACCGAGGGTCAACCGGCCCTCACTCCCGGACTGGCGCGCAAGGTGCTCAACGAGTTCGCCCGCCCAGCCGCCCCACGCCCGGAGCGAACCGCCGAGGAACTGACCGAGCGCGAGCGCGAGGTGCTGGAGCTCCTGGTGCAGGGCGTGACCTCGAACAAGGACCTCGCCGACCGCCTCTTCGTCAGCGAGAACACGGTCAAGTACCACCTCCGCAACATCCTCAACAAGCTCCACCTCCAGAACCGCGCCCAGGTCATCGCCTACGCCCTCCGCCACGGCCTCGTCGAGCCGCCGGAGGAGTAG
- a CDS encoding GAF domain-containing sensor histidine kinase, with the protein MNGVSRQTWLSISGTPELRRLKWVAILAPVVFLAALEAMRHIIYPSLFHSWPGYLLLAGIVLIGTLFFAEAIFKVIGRMQASLAEQNQELLALHEAGLAITSQLDLQTVLQKVVDEARELVGARYGALTLLSEEGWPEAFLTSGLTPEERERIGPEPVGHGMLGVVMSDGVVLRIPDVTKDPRSFGFPPHHPVMRSLLAVPIRSHGRILGSLYLTEKEGASEFDAADQARLERFATQTALAIENARLHQRVQALAIAEERERIAREMHDSLAQVLGYVNTKAQAAQELLRNGQQERASEQIGQLAQAARDAYADVRENILGLRTSLEREREFLETLQDYLQRWQDQSGIPVDFRTTPAGITDLRLSPLAELQLLRIIQEALANVRKHSGASRATVHIHRSAGWIGATVEDNGSGFDPSTIGRSAFPRFGLATMRERAQAVGGTLEIRSAPGEGTRVAVRLPVGAAFVPADVRPVESVSTAASKGEVDESHNR; encoded by the coding sequence ATGAACGGCGTATCCCGGCAGACGTGGTTGAGCATCAGCGGCACCCCGGAGTTGCGCCGCCTCAAGTGGGTTGCGATCCTGGCGCCGGTCGTCTTCCTCGCCGCGCTGGAGGCGATGCGGCACATCATCTACCCCAGCCTGTTCCACTCCTGGCCGGGCTACCTCCTGCTCGCCGGGATCGTCCTGATCGGTACCCTCTTCTTCGCCGAGGCAATCTTCAAGGTTATCGGCCGCATGCAGGCGAGCCTCGCCGAGCAGAACCAGGAGCTCCTGGCGCTGCACGAGGCCGGGCTCGCCATCACCAGCCAGCTCGACCTCCAAACCGTCCTGCAGAAGGTGGTCGACGAGGCGCGGGAACTCGTCGGTGCCCGCTACGGCGCCCTTACGCTCCTGAGCGAGGAGGGCTGGCCTGAGGCGTTCCTCACCTCCGGCCTCACTCCGGAGGAGCGCGAGCGCATCGGCCCGGAGCCGGTCGGCCACGGCATGCTCGGGGTCGTCATGAGCGACGGCGTCGTGCTCCGCATCCCGGACGTGACCAAGGATCCTCGCTCGTTCGGCTTCCCGCCACATCACCCGGTAATGCGCTCACTGCTGGCGGTACCGATCCGCTCGCACGGCCGCATTCTGGGCAGCCTCTACCTGACGGAAAAGGAGGGTGCGTCGGAGTTCGATGCCGCTGACCAGGCGCGGCTGGAGCGCTTCGCCACGCAGACGGCCCTGGCCATCGAGAACGCCCGCCTGCACCAGCGGGTGCAGGCGCTGGCCATCGCCGAGGAGCGTGAGCGGATCGCCCGTGAGATGCACGACAGCCTTGCCCAGGTGCTCGGCTACGTCAACACGAAGGCTCAGGCGGCCCAGGAACTCCTGCGCAACGGCCAGCAGGAGCGGGCGTCGGAGCAAATCGGCCAGCTCGCCCAGGCCGCACGCGACGCCTACGCCGACGTGCGCGAGAACATCCTCGGCCTGCGCACCTCTCTTGAGCGGGAGCGCGAGTTTCTCGAGACGCTGCAGGACTACCTCCAGCGCTGGCAAGACCAGAGCGGCATCCCCGTCGACTTCCGCACCACTCCGGCCGGCATCACCGACCTCAGGCTCTCGCCGCTCGCGGAGCTCCAACTACTGCGCATCATCCAGGAGGCTCTGGCCAATGTGCGTAAGCACTCCGGGGCCAGCCGCGCCACCGTCCACATTCACCGCTCCGCCGGCTGGATCGGAGCGACGGTCGAAGACAACGGTTCCGGTTTCGACCCGTCAACCATCGGCCGCAGCGCTTTCCCGCGCTTCGGCCTGGCCACCATGCGCGAGCGGGCACAGGCGGTCGGCGGAACCCTGGAGATTCGGTCGGCACCGGGGGAAGGAACGCGCGTCGCGGTGCGGTTGCCCGTGGGAGCGGCATTCGTCCCTGCTGATGTCCGGCCCGTCGAGTCCGTGAGCACGGCAGCGAGCAAGGGAGAGGTGGATGAGAGTCATAATCGCTGA
- a CDS encoding aromatic ring-hydroxylating oxygenase subunit alpha, protein MVTDTSTATPFATTLPGRYYHDPDIYRQEQERLFGRLWVCVGRADAIPQPGDYLTVDLAGESVLVVRGRDGVVRAFLNVCRHRGARLCTEPCGHVAGAIQCRYHAWSYGLDGRLLGAPNLRDVDAFDRDAHGLLPVACDQWGGLLWLSLAEDPPPLAEQLEPAILRRFGELDTVGRYRLATLAVGHSITYELACNWKLVVENFMECYHCAVTHPELSRAVPSFKAGLAYQQGVGARFAEGVVALTLSGQTTRPPLPGLAEQDLGTYYGFVLLPNVFVNLTPDHVVVHRLEPLGPTQTRVVCDWLFDPAVMAEPGFDPMDAVAFFDLVNRQDWEMCELCQQNMASRAYRAGGLYVPLEAHIRAFNDFVLECLEG, encoded by the coding sequence ATGGTGACTGACACTTCGACCGCGACGCCCTTCGCGACCACGTTGCCCGGCCGGTACTACCACGATCCCGACATCTACCGCCAGGAGCAGGAGCGCCTCTTCGGCCGCCTGTGGGTCTGCGTTGGGCGCGCCGATGCCATCCCCCAACCGGGCGACTACCTGACGGTCGACCTGGCCGGCGAGAGCGTGCTGGTGGTCCGGGGGCGCGACGGGGTGGTGCGCGCCTTCCTCAACGTCTGCCGCCACCGCGGGGCGCGGCTCTGCACCGAGCCCTGCGGGCATGTCGCCGGCGCCATCCAGTGCCGCTACCACGCCTGGAGCTACGGGCTGGATGGCCGCCTGCTGGGCGCGCCCAACCTGCGCGATGTCGATGCCTTCGACCGGGATGCCCACGGGCTGCTGCCGGTAGCCTGCGATCAGTGGGGTGGGCTGCTTTGGCTGTCCCTGGCGGAGGACCCGCCGCCGCTGGCGGAGCAGCTTGAGCCGGCCATCCTGCGCCGCTTCGGGGAGTTGGACACGGTGGGGCGCTACCGGCTGGCGACGCTGGCGGTGGGCCACTCCATCACCTATGAGCTGGCCTGCAACTGGAAGCTGGTGGTGGAGAACTTCATGGAGTGCTACCACTGCGCGGTGACCCATCCGGAGCTAAGCCGGGCGGTGCCCAGCTTCAAGGCGGGGCTGGCCTACCAGCAGGGAGTGGGGGCGCGCTTTGCTGAGGGGGTAGTGGCCCTGACGCTGAGCGGGCAGACGACCCGTCCACCGCTGCCGGGGCTGGCCGAGCAGGACCTGGGCACCTACTACGGCTTCGTGCTGCTGCCCAATGTGTTCGTCAACCTGACGCCGGACCATGTGGTGGTCCACCGGTTGGAGCCGTTGGGGCCGACGCAGACGCGGGTGGTGTGCGACTGGCTGTTCGACCCGGCGGTGATGGCGGAGCCAGGCTTCGATCCGATGGATGCGGTGGCCTTCTTCGATCTGGTGAACCGCCAGGACTGGGAGATGTGCGAGCTGTGCCAGCAGAACATGGCCTCGCGGGCCTACCGGGCGGGTGGGCTGTACGTGCCGCTGGAGGCGCACATCCGCGCCTTCAACGACTTCGTGCTCGAATGCCTGGAGGGATAG
- a CDS encoding NAD(P)/FAD-dependent oxidoreductase — MATTYEIVIVGGGNLGLWTAYHLAKRGFGRIAVCERYWAGFGATSRSAGMIRAQGGSETAVKLGHWSLELYQRLGQELGLGSGFFETGYYILASTEEEEKAFRDLLELRRRCGVENEWVDPDEGKRRFPMVDWDRFRGAVYTPNDGYVHPPIVARNITYAVHREEAIDLFEECTVEQIEPAGSGYRVHTTRGVLETGRVLNAAGPRGVRDLGAMLDVQVPVSAARHQIITFAEVDQQPAGRFPLSFALSEGIYVRPEEQGALLGMSNPEERADRSGRYQITYDWEYHERARPVWEAIWPSLAGKPISRAWAASIDYTPDHLPIIDEPRQGFFVLAAGGHGMMWGPALGMVMAEFIDEGTAAGLPDEEIRLARFTGERKSRDTIALPFPEE; from the coding sequence ATGGCAACGACCTACGAGATCGTGATCGTCGGGGGCGGGAATCTCGGTCTGTGGACCGCGTACCACCTGGCAAAGCGCGGCTTCGGCCGGATCGCGGTCTGCGAGCGGTACTGGGCGGGGTTTGGTGCCACCAGCCGGTCGGCCGGGATGATCCGGGCGCAGGGCGGCTCGGAGACGGCGGTGAAGCTCGGCCACTGGTCGCTGGAGTTGTACCAGCGGCTGGGCCAGGAGCTGGGGCTGGGGAGCGGCTTTTTCGAAACCGGCTACTACATCCTGGCCTCGACCGAGGAGGAAGAAAAGGCGTTCCGCGACCTGCTCGAACTGCGGCGCCGCTGTGGGGTTGAGAACGAGTGGGTCGATCCGGACGAGGGCAAGCGCCGCTTCCCGATGGTCGACTGGGACCGCTTCCGCGGTGCGGTCTACACGCCGAATGACGGCTACGTGCACCCACCCATCGTGGCGCGGAACATCACCTACGCGGTGCACCGGGAGGAGGCGATCGACCTGTTCGAAGAATGCACCGTGGAGCAGATCGAGCCGGCCGGGAGCGGCTACCGGGTTCACACGACGCGCGGCGTGCTGGAGACGGGGCGGGTGCTGAATGCCGCCGGGCCGCGCGGCGTGCGTGACCTCGGGGCGATGCTCGACGTGCAGGTGCCCGTCTCGGCGGCGCGCCACCAGATCATCACCTTCGCCGAGGTCGACCAGCAGCCGGCAGGGCGTTTCCCCCTCTCGTTCGCCCTGTCCGAGGGGATCTACGTGCGGCCGGAGGAGCAGGGAGCGCTGCTCGGCATGAGCAACCCGGAGGAGCGGGCCGACCGGAGCGGGCGCTATCAGATCACCTACGACTGGGAGTACCACGAGCGAGCGCGTCCGGTGTGGGAGGCGATCTGGCCGTCGCTGGCCGGGAAACCGATCTCTCGCGCCTGGGCCGCCTCGATCGACTACACGCCGGACCACCTGCCGATCATCGACGAGCCGCGCCAGGGCTTCTTCGTCCTGGCGGCGGGCGGCCACGGGATGATGTGGGGTCCCGCATTGGGCATGGTCATGGCCGAGTTCATCGACGAGGGGACCGCCGCGGGCCTGCCCGACGAGGAGATCCGCCTCGCACGCTTCACAGGCGAGCGCAAGTCCCGCGACACCATTGCCTTGCCGTTCCCCGAGGAGTAG